The Trichosurus vulpecula isolate mTriVul1 chromosome 3, mTriVul1.pri, whole genome shotgun sequence genome includes a window with the following:
- the KHK gene encoding ketohexokinase isoform X1, producing MEEKQILCVGLVVLDIINVVDKYPEEDTDSRCLTQRWQRGGNASNSCTILSLLGAPCAFMGSLAPGHVADFLVTDFKYRGVDVSQVAWQNKGETPCSCCIVNNSSGSRTIVLYDTNLPDVSAEDFEKVDLKRYKWIHFEGRNASEQVKMLQRIEQHNKRLPREQQIKISVEVEKPREELYQLFTYGDVVFVSKDVAKHMGFRSAAETLKGLYSRVGKGAMLVCAWAEEGADALGPDGRLLHSDAFPPPQVVDTLGAGDTFNASVIFSLSQGKSMQEALTFGCQIAGKKCGIQGYDGIV from the exons ATGGAAGAGAAGCAGATCCTGTGCGTGGGGCTCGTGGTGCTAGACATCATCAATGTCGTGGACAAGTACCCCGAGGAGGACACGGACAGCAG GTGCCTGACCCAACGATGGCAGCGTGGTGGCAATGCCTCCAACTCTTGCACCATCCTTTCCCTCCTAGGAGCTCCTTGTGCTTTCATGGGCTCCTTGGCTCCTGGGCATGTTGCTGA CTTCCTCGTGACTGACTTTAAGTATCGGGGCGTGGACGTGTCACAGGTGGCATGGCAGAACAAGGGAGAAACACCTTGCTCCTGCTGCATCGTCaacaactccagtggttcccgTACCATTGTCCTCTATGACAC AAACTTGCCAGACGTGTCTGCAGAGGACTTTGAAAAGGTTGATCTGAAGCGGTACAAGTGGATCCACTTTGAG GGCCGGAATGCATCTGAGCAGGTCAAGATGCTGCAGCGGATAGAGCAGCACAACAAGAGGCTTCCCCGAGAGCAGCAGATCAAGATATCTGTGGAGGTGGAGAAACCCAGGGAAGAGTTATACCAGCTCTTTACCTATGGGGATGTG GTTTTTGTCAGCAAGGACGTGGCCAAGCACATGGGGTTTCGGTCAGCAGCTGAAACCCTAAAGGGGTTGTACAGCCGTGTAGGGAAAGG GGCTATGCTAGTATGTGCGTGGGCAGAGGAGGGGGCAGATGCATTGGGCCCCGATGGACGGCTCCTGCACTCTGATGCGTTCCCGCCACCCCAAGTGGTAGACACCCTGGGAGCTGGAGACACCTTCAATGCCTCTGTCATCTTCAGCCTTTCCCAGG GGAAAAGCATGCAGGAGGCATTGACTTTTGGTTGCCAAATAGCAGGCAAGAAGTGTGGGATACAAGGCTACGATGGAATCGTGTGA
- the KHK gene encoding ketohexokinase isoform X3 — translation MEEKQILCVGLVVLDIINVVDKYPEEDTDSRCLTQRWQRGGNASNSCTILSLLGAPCAFMGSLAPGHVAENLPDVSAEDFEKVDLKRYKWIHFEGRNASEQVKMLQRIEQHNKRLPREQQIKISVEVEKPREELYQLFTYGDVVFVSKDVAKHMGFRSAAETLKGLYSRVGKGAMLVCAWAEEGADALGPDGRLLHSDAFPPPQVVDTLGAGDTFNASVIFSLSQGKSMQEALTFGCQIAGKKCGIQGYDGIV, via the exons ATGGAAGAGAAGCAGATCCTGTGCGTGGGGCTCGTGGTGCTAGACATCATCAATGTCGTGGACAAGTACCCCGAGGAGGACACGGACAGCAG GTGCCTGACCCAACGATGGCAGCGTGGTGGCAATGCCTCCAACTCTTGCACCATCCTTTCCCTCCTAGGAGCTCCTTGTGCTTTCATGGGCTCCTTGGCTCCTGGGCATGTTGCTGA AAACTTGCCAGACGTGTCTGCAGAGGACTTTGAAAAGGTTGATCTGAAGCGGTACAAGTGGATCCACTTTGAG GGCCGGAATGCATCTGAGCAGGTCAAGATGCTGCAGCGGATAGAGCAGCACAACAAGAGGCTTCCCCGAGAGCAGCAGATCAAGATATCTGTGGAGGTGGAGAAACCCAGGGAAGAGTTATACCAGCTCTTTACCTATGGGGATGTG GTTTTTGTCAGCAAGGACGTGGCCAAGCACATGGGGTTTCGGTCAGCAGCTGAAACCCTAAAGGGGTTGTACAGCCGTGTAGGGAAAGG GGCTATGCTAGTATGTGCGTGGGCAGAGGAGGGGGCAGATGCATTGGGCCCCGATGGACGGCTCCTGCACTCTGATGCGTTCCCGCCACCCCAAGTGGTAGACACCCTGGGAGCTGGAGACACCTTCAATGCCTCTGTCATCTTCAGCCTTTCCCAGG GGAAAAGCATGCAGGAGGCATTGACTTTTGGTTGCCAAATAGCAGGCAAGAAGTGTGGGATACAAGGCTACGATGGAATCGTGTGA
- the KHK gene encoding ketohexokinase isoform X2 → MEEKQILCVGLVVLDIINVVDKYPEEDTDSRCLTQRWQRGGNASNSCTILSLLGAPCAFMGSLAPGHVADFVLDDLRRYSVDLRYTVPQRVGSVPISTVIISAATGSRTILHANRNLPDVSAEDFEKVDLKRYKWIHFEGRNASEQVKMLQRIEQHNKRLPREQQIKISVEVEKPREELYQLFTYGDVVFVSKDVAKHMGFRSAAETLKGLYSRVGKGAMLVCAWAEEGADALGPDGRLLHSDAFPPPQVVDTLGAGDTFNASVIFSLSQGKSMQEALTFGCQIAGKKCGIQGYDGIV, encoded by the exons ATGGAAGAGAAGCAGATCCTGTGCGTGGGGCTCGTGGTGCTAGACATCATCAATGTCGTGGACAAGTACCCCGAGGAGGACACGGACAGCAG GTGCCTGACCCAACGATGGCAGCGTGGTGGCAATGCCTCCAACTCTTGCACCATCCTTTCCCTCCTAGGAGCTCCTTGTGCTTTCATGGGCTCCTTGGCTCCTGGGCATGTTGCTGA CTTTGTCTTGGATGACCTTCGCCGATACTCTGTGGATCTGCGCTACACAGTCCCCCAGCGTGTGGGCTCCGTCCCCATCTCCACTGTAATCATCAGTGCAGCCACTGGCAGCCGTACCATCCTGCACGCTAACAG AAACTTGCCAGACGTGTCTGCAGAGGACTTTGAAAAGGTTGATCTGAAGCGGTACAAGTGGATCCACTTTGAG GGCCGGAATGCATCTGAGCAGGTCAAGATGCTGCAGCGGATAGAGCAGCACAACAAGAGGCTTCCCCGAGAGCAGCAGATCAAGATATCTGTGGAGGTGGAGAAACCCAGGGAAGAGTTATACCAGCTCTTTACCTATGGGGATGTG GTTTTTGTCAGCAAGGACGTGGCCAAGCACATGGGGTTTCGGTCAGCAGCTGAAACCCTAAAGGGGTTGTACAGCCGTGTAGGGAAAGG GGCTATGCTAGTATGTGCGTGGGCAGAGGAGGGGGCAGATGCATTGGGCCCCGATGGACGGCTCCTGCACTCTGATGCGTTCCCGCCACCCCAAGTGGTAGACACCCTGGGAGCTGGAGACACCTTCAATGCCTCTGTCATCTTCAGCCTTTCCCAGG GGAAAAGCATGCAGGAGGCATTGACTTTTGGTTGCCAAATAGCAGGCAAGAAGTGTGGGATACAAGGCTACGATGGAATCGTGTGA